Within the Tursiops truncatus isolate mTurTru1 chromosome 12, mTurTru1.mat.Y, whole genome shotgun sequence genome, the region CACAAGTGGTAGGATCGAGTTGTAGACTGGCTTATTAATTACCTGGTAGGCAAAGAGGAATGTCATTCTGAGTAGTATGTGGGGCATGGATAGTCCCTGGCACACGGTAGTGGCCAAACAGTTAAAGATTTCACCAATGGTGACCTGGGAAAACATGCTGGGGAGGTGATTGCCCTTGCCTGTGTATCGATTCAGGCATCTCAATGAAATGGGGAGAACAATGTCTAAAACGACAGAGGAATTGGCTGATTACTGCCAAGTTACTATGATGCTCTACAGAGGGAGGGTGAGAAATGAGGGCTGTTGATGAGCAGTTAAAGTCTATGGGTGAGATATTAGTTTGGTAGCTTATAAAAAGGCCCTTATTTCTAGCTGTAGAAGATCAGATACAACTGAGTGGCTGACTGAAGATCTGTTCATTAGAGCCACAGAGTTCTAGAAACATTTAAATGCTCAGATGGAGGTCTGCTATGCCAAGACCAGGAAGAGTGGCATAAGGGCACATGAGCAGAGTGGCCATGGTGGCAGAAATGAAGACCATGTGATGGGCTTCCACTTACCAAGGCCAATCAAGCCACTTctgcctctgaatggccaacatgTTAGCAGCcaatctgattctaaaatttatatagaaatacaaagggcCAAAAATAGTAAAGGttatcttaaagaaaaacaataaggtGAAAGGGTTTGATTTCTTGGCTATCAACACCTTCTATAAGGCTAAAACCAATAGAAAAAACTGTGATACTGGTATAAGAATAGactaatagaaaagaataaagtctaTAAATAGACTCATTTATTTGTACCTATACTGTCATCATTACACAGTCATATCATAAATcatatatcaatataaatatatatgtatatttattttttgtctatgtttatgtatttttaataaattggcCCTGTAGAACAGTGGGGagaggacagtcttttcaataaatggtgctaagTTGATTCCATATccatatgaaaacaaaatgaaacttaaCCTCACCTCATATGGCTCACAAAGatcaattccagatggattacAGATCTAACTGTGAAAGGTAAAATAACAAAGCCTCTAGAAAACAATATAGGAAAATCATATAACCTCGGCATAGGGAAATATTCCTTAAATACGGcacaaaaagcactaaccatagAAAGACTGATAAAATgaactatattaaaattagtaACTTATTTTCAAAGAGCACCATTAaagtgagaagacaagccacagataaGGAGAAGATATATCTAATAaaaacatggaaagatgctcaacattaataatcagggaaaagaaaacttaaacCATGAGACACTGCCACAAACCCACTAGAATAGTTAAAATTAAACAGTAATATCAGAAGCTGGCAAAGATAaagagcaacaggaattctcagaCTGCTGGTAGGAgaataaattggtacaactttgGAAAATCATTTGGCATTACTACTAAAGCTGAAGATATCATATCCTGTgatttagcaattccactcctagatatatacttAACATAAATGCCTGCACATGAACaagaaatatatgcaaaaatgttCACACCAGCATTACTTCTGAAAGCCCCAAACTGCAAActaaaatatccatcaacagtagagtagataaattgtggtatatttataccacGGATCACTAttagcaatgaaaataaacaaagcagtTTACATACAATAATATAGTTGaatttcacaaataaaattttaagtaagagAAGCCAGACACTGAAAAATTCAACTTATGTAAAGTTCAAAATATAGGCAAAATTATTACATTCAGAAACACATGCTTAGGGGGTATAAGTCTATATAGAAGCAAGGAAATGATTACCATAAATTAGGATAGTGGCTACCCTTGAAGGAAGGGGTGGTAATTAGGAAGGGCATGAGAGAGGTTTTCGGAAGTAATGacaatattctatttcttgacctggatGATGGTTACATTTGTATTCACACTGCAGTAAGATTACTGAGCTGAAAATtttatgcacttttctgtatgcatGTTTtgcaataaaaaagattaaaaaaccaaacaaaatgaatGGTCTGGTCTTTGATATCAAGATGAAAGGATTAGTACTGCTTTGTATGCCCTTATCTTTGAGTTATTTTATTGACAATGGTAAGTAGTTCACATTGAattattcagattcttttactGAGACCCTATGCCACACATTTCTAAGATGTTTGGCTAAGggtaaaaaaacaatttattgcCAAAGAGTTGTGGAAAATTAACCAACCCAGGAATCAAATCTAAAAATATGGACTCATTTTAATAcgctctaaaaaacaaaattaatagaaTCACATCACACATAGTACTTATTTTTTGAGCTGAGTGTCTtcaaaagaaaatggattcttaCCAACAAAGTAAATGAGGCGGAAGAGATAATATAGACATGAAAGGGGTAGATAAAAAGTCAAATTCCCCAAAGCCTCCCCCCTTATTGCTGCTTTGTTTTGAATTAGAACCTCCACGGCAGAATTATCTTTGACAAAATCCTTAGAAGAAGATTTCTAGATCTGAAAGATAACAGAATAAAGGGTAGCTGAGCATGTTAAAATGGGAATAGAGCAGAGATTCTGCAGATATAACAGGATAAAAAGGAGAAACTGCATAATAAACTGAGGTAGAAAGAAAACCAAGATGGTGTTGAGCCTAAGGGTGGTGGAATGTAAGGTCTTAAAGACAGAAGATTCATCTGCATGATTTGACCATCCAGGAGAGCCTACTAAGTATACTTAATGAGAAAAGGAGATCAAACTAGTATTATGGTAAATTAGATGAGAAGAACTTCAACATGGAAGTTTAAGCATGGGATTAAGATACTAAGGAGATGGTTCTTCCATCTCACAATACAGTCAAAACCCAACTCTAGATAAATCCAACTGTCTCTTTTTGACAATTGCCTTCAGactgctggggaaaaaaattacatattgcAGACTGGAACCACTATAAATTCATGGTCACCAATCTCAACAATATTTCAATATTGCATGACAATTTCCTATTTCCCTGGAAAGCTCTCTCCCATTTTTCACATGACTACTTCAAACCTTCTCTACTTTTCTTAAAACTGCTGTCACTTCTCCTGCTCCCCATTTACCCTGAGCAGTGTTGTCATCTActtcaaagagaaaacagatgccGTGAGAAGGAAACTTTCTCAACTTTTTTGGCACCAGAACTTCAAATCTTTTTTACACATtcatccttttctccttcctgcagGCAAGGTTTCCTTTTACGAATGTAAGATTAATCCCTCCCTCCAATCATGTCAGTAatcccttccctgctttatgTCCCAAACTGCATTACTCATCCTCCCAGACCTGTTCTTCCTCTTAATGGTCTTTATATCAGTAAGCTACGACTCTGGAAATCATCCTTGACTCCTTCCTCTCCAATTACCAAGTTCAGTGTATTCCACATCCTAAATATCTCCTGAACCTATTTCATTAACTATCTCCTCTGTCACCATCATCCCGAATTATTATCTGTCATCTACTGTACCTGCCTAACTGGTCTCGACCTCCAAGTGTACTTCTAACTCATTTACCACTTTGCAGCTGCCAATCATCTTTCCAAAATGCTACTCTGATGTCACTTCCTCAATTTTACTGCCCACAGAATATAATGCAAGCTCCCTAACAGGAGCTCCTATTACCTTCTCAAGGTAATATTACCTATTACCTTCTTAGCTCCTAAGACCTTCTCATGGTTTGCTCTTGCTTACCTTTCTAATTCATTTCTAGTTACTCCACTCCTTGTATGCTTTGCATCAAGCATTGCCAGACATGCACACTCCTATTTCCTTTGCCTGGGAGACTGTCCACCCTCACTTCAACATTCGCCTGCCTAGGCCACCTcaaactttaaatattatttccttttggaGGCCTTTCCTGACTGCCTAGACTAGGTTTGGTGTCTGTGCTAGGAGCTTCCCTAACATAACATTCATTGTTCTTTGTTAATTTATCTGTATGCTCAGAAAGTAGGACTCTGTCtattcactgttgtatccccaaTACCCAGCAGAATAACTGCAGGCATCAAAAATTTTTGctgaataaatagaaatataataaatgtaaaaagaaaaagaaaaagaaatcattaataaTAGGTGTGCTCCTTTATCTGGTGTGGCCTAGATAAAAAGTTGCTATAGGTTTTCTTTAAAGTCAAGTATAACATTTCATGGCTTTCATAGGTAAGAATGAAATAGATACTTTTAAGTAATATTGGAAGCTGTTACAATAGAAGACAGATTGTGATTTGATGACTCTTGTGTCTTCTGTATTGCTTCCAGGCCAGAAAGCTGTAGTTTTATTACTCCTGGAGACATCAATGTCCTATATCAAGAGAGTAGTATTGAAACAGCTAGCCTAAAGGCAGGATGGATAAATAAGAAATCTATCAAGAAGTCTTTGAGTattacacagacacatacacaaggaacatatttatatagactataaaatattcaaaatcattATCACTAAACAAATTTATCTATTATAGCAAAAAGAAGAGAGTATAAATATCCTGAGGAAAATGACTTCAATACACGCTCagttgtctttaaaatttttttttctaaagaaagaaagTCAGGGCAGCTGGCCTTACAATAATGAGAAAAGATATTGATAACtagtctgtaaaaaaaaaaaaaaaaagtgcctgaaATGTTCATTCAAGGCTGGTATTCATTCTTTATTCAGAGCCTGGCTGTCAGACTTGAAAAGCAACAGAGATTACTGATGCATTCTACAGCCAAGTCATGgagaacataaataaatttgttcTTAGTACAGCAATGAATAAAGGGAGGAAAAGACTTATTCTTTGTATTACAAGGGTTCTATGCCTTCTGTTTGGCTTCAGTAAGATGATTTCTATTAACTATAGTTATATGACACAATTTAGAAATACCATAAtttgatatttcattttcattagttCAATGCAGCAAAGCCACCTTTAAATCCTGATATTGCATGATTAATATCCTGCATTGGTTTATTTGCACTTATTTATTAAGTAGTTAACATAGAGATCACGAATTCCAAAAGGAATTTATTGGACTATTTAGGAGCTTTCAATAATTTATGCTTGCTTCAGTTTAGGGAGGtagttttcagaaaaataaaaatatggggtCAAGATAAATGTAGTAGAgtgaaaaccaacaaaaaacccaGCAGCGGTATGTTTACTAAAGTCAAAGTCAAAGCTATGTTTTGAAAGTCATTCATGAGAATTcctattaaattaaaacatttgatCAATTTTGTTCCCTGCATTAATAAATTACTTCAGAAATATTAATAACTTTCACCTTTTGGCCAGAAGGGGCGATTCTATGCTTTCCATTTcttaaattacacacacacacacacacacacacacacacacgcacgtgtgcatgcatgcacagaGTTTTTATGAAGCTAGGACTAGTTTTATGTCAACTCTATTACTGAGATCAgcagaggaaatttttttaagcagGAGCAGTGTCTAGGAAGATATTATTTTAAGAGTCTTAGTGGACAGAACAAAAAAGATATTTCCGAACCCGTTTACAAGAAGAGATATTGTGAGTTGCTTGTTTAAGACAAGGCCGCTGCTGTCTTGTGAGTTACCGATTTGGCAAGCTCGAGTAGTTAATAACTGTGATGCAAAATGGCTTAAGTATCACTTGAAGAAAGCCtataaaagaattagagaaaCTGAAAAGGAATATGAACTGTAGTTGTGGTGATCTGAGAAGACTTCATGAAAATATGGATGTGAGATTGTTGTTGAAGAAAAAGGGTAGggatttttaaaagtggaaataaagGGTAGTGTCTCATAATTTACAGAACAcaactgaaatgaacatttttcttatttatctttaatacatatttataatatgaaaatgCTTCAGAAGTCATCTCATCTGCCCAAATAGATTATAAATTATGAAAAGTAGTAGTTATAGCTTAAAACACCTCATAAATCTGCAGCTTACAAATATCCCTTACTTAGGAAAAGTTATAGACACACTTCCTTTCCCTCCATAGTGACTGAATTTCATCCCAAATTCCACTGCTGCTAAGTATTTTCCTCCCCTTCTTTTGTCCCACCATTATTGGGAAGGGGAAGGAACagtgttacaaaaaaaaaaaaaagaatgtcagagGGACTGACAGTTTCAAGGAGGTAGAGTATATGCAGAAAATGAAGATCAAATAAATTAAGAACTAAACAGTGTTTGTTAGATTTGGTAATATGGAGGTAAATGGGTGACTTCAACCATAACAAGTGAAGCCAATTATTTCTTCAcaatatgtaattaattttttctgaCTCTATGCTTATGCATGACCTTGTGGAACAGTAACATAattcaataagaaagaaaatagtcattACCCAGTAACTTTCATTCTTCTTAGGGTATTAAAATTAACTACTGAATGATTTGCTCCAAAAGTCTCTCATCAAGGTAAGTTGAATACTAGACTGAAaagttattttgattttaaaataaatactacatgTATGGCCTCTTCAGCCTGTGGGCACTTTCTTATCTTCTAGAAtgttctgaaaaacaaacaaaaaaaactatcatAAACTATTTAGGATATACACTTCCAGGCTTTACAACAGATCCACTTCTATTGTTAAGTTTGGGACtgacgtgtacacactgctatatttaaaatagataaccagcaaggacctactgtatagcacaaggaatgcTGCTCGATAGTCttcaataacctaaatgggaaaagaatttgaaaaagaatagatacatgtatgtgtataactgaatcactctgctgtacacctgaaactaacacaacattgttaattaactatgctccaatataaaataaaaattaaaaaaaaaaagacaaaaagaaatcctCAACCATTTCCTTTTGTATCTCCCTTAACTGCACCAATACCAGTATCATTCCCTTTTTAGTTACCTGGCCACAATTGAGCTTTACAAAAACTATCTACTAGCTACTGCTTTTTGATCATAAGCACCTTGGAAAGACAAACtttaaattttggtatattttctggAGTTAAGTTCAACAATATACAGTTTTGTAAGGTGGGAAGGAAACTCAAATGGCTATCTAATCTCTTGTTCTAGGTCTAGGCAAATCTACCTAAaagcaaatctttttttaaagccattggGAAATGTTTTTTATGTCCAAACCGTATTGCTATTGGAGGACTTAGTTCATCATTCCTCTTCTACAAGGATTACAGATCATTAGTTAGCTATCTAAAACCCCCTCAAATTAGCAGGTTACCAATGACCTCATGTTTCAGCTATCTATTGCCACAATGCTATGCGAAATAATCCACCTCAAAACTTAGGTGTAagacaataaacatttacttttaCTCATGAATTTATAGGTCAGCTGAACAGTTCTTCTGGGCTGGGCTAATTTTAGCTACGCTTGCTCATCTGTCTACAGTCAGCCAGCAGGTGAGCTTGCAATTGGCTCATCTAAGTTGGCCTCACTTGGGATAGTTCTCTGCATAAGGTTTCTGAACTTCTAGCAGGCTCAGCTGAGCTTACTTTTTCCACATGTTTTTGGCTAAAACAAGTCTCAGGACACTCAGATTCAAAGCGGGTGGTAACAGAACCCATCTTTTGATGGGAGTAGCTGGGATAGAGGGATCCCTCTATTGATGGGATAGAAGCAAGGATGAAGATTACAGTCACTTTTATAGTCAAACTACCAAAGCCTCATTTAGTCTTTTCTTCATACTAAATAATCTGATATTGATGCTGCTTCTCGTTCATCCCTGAATCTGGACTGTGTAAACATTAACAACTAATTTTATCATTGCAAAACATAATTTCAAGAATGCTGTTAAACTGAAGTCAAGATGTGCTGCAATTAGAGAGCAAGTTGAGATTTTAATTTAAGAGCATAAGGAGTTGAAAAATACTGACTTTTGACTTTAggaaaaaatgacataaaagctACCTTATGCACTAGACAATATGAGTCTGTACAATTAAGAGGAAATTATACAGCTTAagtactttttaactttttcattgaCTATTTAGAGCCTACTTTATATTATTTGATAAACTATCAGAAAGTTTTATTCAAAGAGGTAACACCCATGAACCTTTAAAATGAACCATTTATTAAATCAGACTGTTATTCTTAACAGTTATGTAAGTTACatggtttatgtcagagtatttcacatggaaaatttttaaactcTTATAGGCAAGCAAAATTGTACCACACAATATATAAGTAGGAaggggatactgctaaacattcAAATAAggcaagtattttaaaacaataaaacaataattaaaaattcaagcATTCCTTTAAGAGAATTCAATACTACAAGCTAAATGTACTTTCTGAGTGTATTCATATAAAGGtagtgtttcttcttttaaaacgTCAGGAAATGGAATAAGGCTCATTAACAGATACAGCTGCCCTcaagatttttaatctcagttgctctctttaaattaaaattcacaaaGTGCACAATTAAGATATATCAAAAAACTGAATCAGCTACTCTAATAACAGCTGTCCATGCTTAATACTTAGTGGTTTATTTGACCAAATGATGCCttttcagggaaaaataaaaaaagataagccACTGTAAAACATTTAGTTTGAAATGTAtgctaatatttttcttagaaatcaAAAATTATGGAGGAAAAGGGTTATTTAccttaaggaaaagaaagcaaaacactgGAATGACCaaacattttcaaagaacaagcacCACAAAGGACATTTGCATTCGGTTTTGTAATATTTatcaatgcatttttttcttactccaACCAATCTACTTCATCAAATTCTGAATCATCTTCTGAATCACTGTATTCCACAGCAATACGGCGGGACAGGATGGTggcaacatcattttcaatgcgTTCGTGTTTAGCTTCCTGTTCACGCTGCTCTTCGACTTTTCGTAGCTGAATACCTGATATAGTAAATCCAAACCATTCATTGTAAACCAAAATACTAGATATTATTAGATATTATTAATCGAATAAATTCAAATACACATGAGAAATactaacaggaaaataaaaagcaagatctattaaaaagaatttgaagatttGATGAAACTTACCACATACCCCAGTGGATGTCTATAGTTTATTTAGCCATTATGGTCTATTGTGCTTCCCTACTCACCACCTCCTAAAGTTAACCAGGtgatacatttcttttgtttgttaccTCTACGGTCAAATAAATTAAACATCGTTGAGCATATTTTCTGTGGCTTTTTCTCCCCAGTACTTGAGGGAAAGGCACTATTATTCATTCTATACTGTtactgcctggcatatagtaggaaACGttggctgaataaataaatgaatgtgacaGGTTGTTCCTTTGTTACTAAGGTAGGAACCTTAATCCTTTAAAGGTATTGGTAAAGCAAGTGTCACTTACATATCAAATGGACAGCCTTAACACTGaagaaaataccattttaaaaggagttatatatattgaatataatattTACAAAGGTTTTAACTAAATTTTCTATAACATTTAAGTCTGatacttttaatttctcattcattcaataaacatttcaaGAACACCTACtaagtatgaaaataaaatgattaatgtgacatattttcttgaaaaagacttaaaatataaattgaacaTAGCTTTACTTTCTAAAGATCACTTGTACAAAAACATGAGCATCTAaacttttataaatgaagaaaacattattGTCTCCAATATTTAGAAAAGTTCTAATGCTACCATTGCAATGCTTTTAACGGCTCTTGAGAAAATTACCTTTTCGTATTGCTTCCAGAAGTACACTTCTGGCATCACTGATTACAGGTAGGGTTGATGGATGACGCTTTGGCTCAGAAGCAGGTATAATttgtgatggaggagatggaggcaTTAATGGAACATGGGGACCTGGGGCAGTAGATGGAGTTGGATGTAGCCCAGAGGGAGGATGAGCAAGAGCTGCAACTGAGACAGGTGATGATGGTCGAATGCCAGGTGGAGGCAGAGGAGGCGGTGGTGGGGGTGGAGGCAGCCCCTGGACTTCTCCTTGTGGGAGTGGGTGAACTGGTACAGTCTCGCATACTGGGGCAGCTCTAGCTACCGGTGGAGAGGGCTGTACTAGAGGAGGTGCAATTGGAGGAGGAGCTGGGTGAAGAACTCCAGGGGCAATCTGAAGAGGAGCTGGAGGCGGTGGTACTGCTGGAGCTTGCAAAGCAGTggttggaggtggaggtgggggaggtacTGGTGGGGGGGGAGTCGAAGTCATTGAAGCTCTTAATGAAGAAGTTGACAAGGCAGATGgaagaggtggtggaggaggtggtggggcGGCGCTCACAAACACAGGTGTCCTGCCTGTAGCTGGTGACTGAGGACGATTTTCTATCAAACCTGTAGCAGAACTGAAATGATAAAGAGATCCCAGCAAGTTacttaaagagaaaaaactaacCACACAAAACATAAATGGCTACCAGTAATTCTATCAAGGTAGAGGCATTAACATGttcctataaaaattaaaaattcttcagcaatatttagaatgaaatgagaacTAAAAGTACACTAACAAGAAAATCAATACGTGGCGCTTTGATTTATAATATTCTAAACGATCTCATCCTCTCATGCAACTTTCATATCCACTCGAGCATTTTATCCTTCCTTTGATAAAATGCTCAGTTTTACACTGGGATATGAGTCTTCATAATGACTCAACATTTATCATATTACAACATTTGTATTGCTATACCTGTGGCCAAAACAATACTGTATTTGTATTGAAGCTATTAAGACTCATTATATGTCATTTCAGTTAAATCAATGACAACTAATtacaaaccacaaaaggaaattTATGCCCCTCTTCCTTGCTGAGGATGGAACATCAAATGAGTCAGTAATATAAGATTGATCTTTTTAACTGGAAATTGTAAAGCTGATCTCTATTtctctatgaaaaaaaatataatgtgGATAACAGTGGacaaaatgaaacttcaaaaagCTTTACTAAAAGATTATTATGAGCAATTGCCTATTCTCTCTCAAATTCTTAGAGTATTTCCCCTaatattaaattaacatttataatcAAGTCTTTGGTTCCCATTTCTTTGTCCCTAACCACATAccaaaaattcttaatttttattaatatattgcaGATCATGTGCTTGATAACAAAgctataataaaatgaaacacactTTAATCTTTAAGTTATCATTAGCTAAAATTTCCCAAGAGAATGTGTCAGCTCTTATGAGAGGCTGGCAAACTACGGATCAAATCTGACCCGATCCctgttcttgtaaataaagttttgttgaaacacaaacatattcatttatttatgtatagtccatggctgctttcattcaacaatggcagagttgagtagttgtgacagaagCCATATGTCCTAAAGCcgaaaacatttattatatggGTCTTTAAAGAAAAAGGTTACCAACATCTGAGATGAAACATCATGTGCTTGTTCTGACATACCTGATACAGGTGGGTATGGGTTTTGCATCTCCTGCTCCATGCactggtggaggtggaggtggttcATGTGGTCTGACTAAGACCCTTTCCTCAGCTCTCGTCAGAAGCTCACTCATCTGACTAAACGGCAAGGCAGAAAGCGAGTAAGATCCATCCATATGATCCACATATGTCTGCGGtctaaaaaatacatacagtatcagtgtatttttcttgaattattggTGAAGTAAAATGTTCTACATGAGATATTGAAGGTTTATCCTTTGAATGCCAATATTTTAACTACTTTAAGAAACTTCTTTCAGAAATTTATTACACTCATCCTGCTTTTAAAACACAGAATGCTGCTCACAACGCAACCTTTCCTTGCTGATTCAGGTTATTATGATGACcttcagttattttattattttataatataatactaACTCAATTCACAAGGGTGAAAAGTATTACTTTCATAATCtgataaacaagaaaagaaaataactttcagCCAATTGTGTTCAAAGCTATCTgcctctatttaatttttttctttacaataagATGCCAATGACAACAAGCTAGAATATGAAAACTGGAATTTTCTACCACCAGAATATCCTGCTGTTCTTTTAAACCTAAATGACTTCCAAGTGTCTGGCACCCAAGGGAGATAGGTCTGTGATACCAGTAGCACAGACATGGCTAACTacattgtttttgtctttttgctgttTTCAAAGGTGCTAGGGTACTCAGAAAATAGCTGCGTAACATAATAACATGTGACTTAAGTCAGATTTAAGCAAAATTTTAGATACCTTGAGCATGTGAagacataaatatttactgactgtAGTGCATGCTGGAGACAAAGCTGGATTTAAAAGATGTGTACAAAGCAAGttagaaattattatatttacaCAACTGGGTAGGCTCAATACCTCAATCACTTAACAGtgattagaaataaatgtctgtctacagattattaattttttaaaaaatcaatcctttcagtctctttctttcAGTACTACATATGGATAGTACCTTATATGTATATTACTCCTAAAATAGGCcaaaataatttacaattatGACCCaataatttacatgtattattcGAAAGAAAGTCTTAAGTTCTTTTCCATTCAAAAATCAATAACtataaaacatataataataactataatcAACTGTACACAAATCTCTTCACAGAGAGATGCTAGTATAATGTTTGTTAGGGTTGCATATTAGTTAGATAGGGTCCCTGGCcactgagaaaggaaaaggacCTATTGCATATTTCTGCAAAAGGGGATGagtaattttgttttgaaagtcCTGATATATCTGAGGTGGAAGATGTGGCATAGAAAGGAAgtcaggggaaagaaaaaggaacaaaatataacCCCCTTCCAACTCCTATTTTATATGCAGTGAATCAataatacttcaaaaaaaaaatccagacccCATTACTCTATTATGAAATTCTAACAGACTCTGCCTGAACTACTGAGAGTGAGCTGAGACCTCATATGAAAGTTAAAACATCGAAGATCATCTACTCCAACCACTtctttctacagatgagaaaactgaagtccgGGTACAAAAATGATCTGCCCAAGATCAGACTTCAATAGGCTCACAATGGTCAGGGTTTCAAAATCAACTCAATACTTATAGAACAGAGTCTCTCAATTCAACAGTTCAGGACCTAAGACTTAGACATATAGATATTAGAAATAAAGCCAGTGTTTTaccattaattttgtttaaaaaaacaaacaaaagaaaataaaccttgTTTCAAAATGAGAGGCT harbors:
- the WASF1 gene encoding actin-binding protein WASF1 isoform X2 — its product is MPLVKRNIDPRHLCHTALPRGIKNELECVTNISLANIIRQLSSLSKYAEDIFGELFNEAHSFSFRVNSLQERVDRLSVSVTQLDPKEEELSLQDITMRKAFRSSTVQDQQLFDRRTLPVPLQETYDVCEQPPPLNILTPYRDDGKEGLKFYTNPSYFFDLWKEKMLQDTEDKRKEKRKQKKNLDRPHEPEKVPRAPHDRRREWQKLAQGPELAEDDANLLHKHIEVANGPASHFETRPQTYVDHMDGSYSLSALPFSQMSELLTRAEERVLVRPHEPPPPPPVHGAGDAKPIPTCISSATGLIENRPQSPATGRTPVFVSAAPPPPPPPLPSALSTSSLRASMTSTPPPPVPPPPPPPTTALQAPAVPPPPAPLQIAPGVLHPAPPPIAPPLVQPSPPVARAAPVCETVPVHPLPQGEVQGLPPPPPPPPLPPPGIRPSSPVSVAALAHPPSGLHPTPSTAPGPHVPLMPPSPPSQIIPASEPKRHPSTLPVISDARSVLLEAIRKGIQLRKVEEQREQEAKHERIENDVATILSRRIAVEYSDSEDDSEFDEVDWLE
- the WASF1 gene encoding actin-binding protein WASF1 isoform X1 gives rise to the protein MPLVKRNIDPRHLCHTALPRGIKNELECVTNISLANIIRQLSSLSKYAEDIFGELFNEAHSFSFRVNSLQERVDRLSVSVTQLDPKEEELSLQDITMRKAFRSSTVQDQQLFDRRTLPVPLQETYDVCEQPPPLNILTPYRDDGKEGLKFYTNPSYFFDLWKEKMLQDTEDKRKEKRKQKQKNLDRPHEPEKVPRAPHDRRREWQKLAQGPELAEDDANLLHKHIEVANGPASHFETRPQTYVDHMDGSYSLSALPFSQMSELLTRAEERVLVRPHEPPPPPPVHGAGDAKPIPTCISSATGLIENRPQSPATGRTPVFVSAAPPPPPPPLPSALSTSSLRASMTSTPPPPVPPPPPPPTTALQAPAVPPPPAPLQIAPGVLHPAPPPIAPPLVQPSPPVARAAPVCETVPVHPLPQGEVQGLPPPPPPPPLPPPGIRPSSPVSVAALAHPPSGLHPTPSTAPGPHVPLMPPSPPSQIIPASEPKRHPSTLPVISDARSVLLEAIRKGIQLRKVEEQREQEAKHERIENDVATILSRRIAVEYSDSEDDSEFDEVDWLE